From the genome of Bacillota bacterium, one region includes:
- a CDS encoding phosphopentomutase codes for MNMAARAPVDRVVIIVLDSVGIGELPDAANYGDQGSHTLRHAAESVGGLSAPGLERLGLGCIDAIPGLSCPPHPQAAYGKMAERSAGKDTTTGHWELAGIVTKRPFPVYPNGFPAEIIEAFEHAIGRKVLGNRPASGTAIIQELGAEHLRTGCPIVYTSADSVFQIAAHEDVIPVEELYRMCEVARGILRGPHAVGRVIARPFEGSPGSFRRTPRRRDFSLKPPRPTLLDRVAQAGMGVWAVGKIEDIFAEQGITEAVHTQDNMEGVDATLDFLRRTSNRRGLIMTNLVDFDTLWGHRNDPVAYARGIEAFDRRLPEILQELTARDVLILTADHGNDPVTPSTDHSREYVPLLVTGRPIRAGVQLGVRESFADVAATVADMLGLRPRPDFDAGQSFAADVLI; via the coding sequence ATGAACATGGCAGCGAGGGCGCCCGTTGACCGCGTCGTAATCATCGTCCTGGACAGCGTCGGCATCGGCGAGCTCCCGGACGCCGCGAACTACGGCGACCAGGGCAGCCACACGCTGCGCCACGCGGCCGAATCGGTTGGAGGGCTCTCGGCCCCAGGATTGGAGCGGCTCGGGCTGGGCTGTATTGACGCCATTCCCGGACTCTCGTGCCCGCCGCACCCGCAGGCAGCCTACGGCAAGATGGCGGAACGGTCGGCCGGGAAGGACACCACCACGGGCCACTGGGAACTGGCGGGCATTGTGACAAAGAGGCCTTTCCCGGTTTACCCCAACGGCTTTCCTGCCGAGATCATCGAGGCGTTCGAGCATGCCATCGGACGCAAGGTGTTGGGTAACCGCCCCGCTTCCGGCACCGCGATCATCCAAGAGCTCGGCGCCGAGCACCTGCGCACGGGTTGCCCGATCGTCTACACCTCGGCCGACAGCGTCTTCCAGATCGCGGCCCATGAGGACGTGATACCGGTCGAGGAGCTTTACCGCATGTGTGAGGTCGCTCGCGGCATCCTGCGGGGCCCGCACGCCGTCGGGCGCGTCATCGCCCGGCCCTTCGAGGGCAGCCCCGGGTCGTTCCGCCGGACGCCCCGCAGGCGGGACTTCAGCCTGAAGCCCCCCAGGCCGACTCTTCTCGACCGTGTCGCGCAAGCCGGCATGGGGGTGTGGGCCGTAGGGAAGATCGAGGATATCTTCGCGGAGCAGGGCATCACCGAGGCCGTCCACACCCAAGACAACATGGAGGGCGTGGACGCCACGCTGGATTTCCTGAGGCGCACCTCCAACCGGCGGGGCCTCATCATGACCAACCTGGTGGACTTCGACACGCTGTGGGGCCACCGTAACGACCCGGTTGCCTACGCGCGAGGCATCGAGGCGTTCGACCGCAGGCTGCCGGAGATCCTCCAAGAGCTGACAGCCCGAGACGTCCTCATCCTCACGGCGGATCACGGAAACGACCCCGTCACGCCCAGCACGGACCACTCCCGGGAGTACGTGCCGCTCCTCGTCACCGGCCGCCCGATCCGGGCTGGCGTGCAGCTTGGGGTCAGGGAGAGCTTCGCCGACGTGGCCGCCACCGTGGCCGACATGCTGGGCCTGCGCCCCCGCCCGGATTTCGACGCAGGCCAGAGCTTTGCCGCCGACGTGCTGATCTAG
- a CDS encoding DUF3866 family protein translates to MMELRAGVVRQVVGRQGRRIDLLVDIDPGPGDPSSGRAWAFCDLSYEAWFPGQRVLLNTTAVSLGLGTGGQHVVVAPLDPPPLAGGWATPPASRRHGHIMKLRYTPVQLAVMAAEEPAGPYHRAVRDAPDLRGLPVAVVSLHSMVGVVAAACRWAAGCSPDLKVAYVMTDSAALPAHVSRYLHLLRRARIIGLVITSGQAFGGDMEAVHPASALAVAQRAGADVVILGPGPGVVGTATALGHTCLEAASLCDLAGALGAAPVLVPRLSLRDARARHRGLSHHDRLAFGRITARPALLVLPGSLPGRFRSAVIRQLSRSGLLARHRVVEVDPAPVRPALFRLPVAPESMGRTPQDDPPFFDACLSAGRVLAMLWEAASPAAGAGGSS, encoded by the coding sequence ATGATGGAGCTTCGTGCGGGCGTCGTGCGGCAGGTGGTGGGGCGGCAAGGCCGCAGGATCGATCTTTTGGTTGACATTGACCCAGGCCCGGGTGACCCCTCGAGCGGGCGGGCATGGGCTTTTTGTGACCTGAGCTACGAGGCCTGGTTTCCCGGGCAGCGCGTGTTGCTCAACACCACGGCGGTCAGCCTGGGTCTGGGAACCGGCGGGCAGCACGTCGTGGTGGCGCCGCTCGACCCTCCACCGCTGGCGGGGGGCTGGGCCACGCCGCCCGCCAGCCGGCGGCACGGGCATATCATGAAGCTCCGCTACACGCCGGTGCAGCTTGCCGTCATGGCGGCCGAGGAGCCGGCCGGCCCCTACCACCGTGCCGTACGGGACGCTCCGGACCTGCGGGGGCTGCCCGTTGCGGTCGTGTCGCTCCACAGCATGGTAGGGGTGGTTGCCGCCGCGTGCCGGTGGGCCGCCGGGTGTTCGCCAGACCTGAAGGTAGCGTACGTGATGACGGATTCGGCCGCGCTTCCGGCCCACGTGAGCCGTTACCTTCACCTGCTGCGGCGGGCCCGCATCATCGGACTCGTCATCACCTCAGGCCAGGCCTTCGGGGGAGACATGGAGGCGGTGCATCCCGCCTCAGCCCTGGCCGTCGCGCAGAGGGCGGGGGCCGACGTGGTGATTCTGGGCCCGGGCCCGGGGGTGGTGGGCACGGCCACCGCGCTGGGCCATACGTGCCTGGAGGCTGCGTCCCTGTGCGACCTGGCGGGGGCTCTCGGCGCAGCACCCGTGCTGGTGCCACGGCTGTCCCTGCGGGACGCGAGGGCCCGGCACCGGGGCTTGAGCCACCACGACCGGCTGGCGTTCGGGCGGATCACGGCGAGGCCGGCCCTTTTGGTCCTCCCCGGGTCGCTTCCCGGACGTTTTCGCAGCGCGGTGATCCGGCAGTTGAGCAGAAGCGGCCTCCTCGCCCGGCACCGGGTCGTGGAGGTGGACCCCGCCCCCGTTCGCCCGGCACTCTTTCGGTTGCCCGTCGCCCCTGAAAGCATGGGACGCACGCCGCAAGACGACCCGCCCTTCTTTGATGCATGCCTTTCGGCCGGCCGGGTGCTTGCCATGCTGTGGGAAGCGGCGAGCCCGGCGGCCGGAGCGGGGGGCTCTTCGTGA